GGGCGCGGCAGGCCACAACCTATCGAAACGGTCGGGTTTTATTAGCTGGCGATGCCGCGCACATTCACTCGCCCCTGGGAGGTCAGGGGCTTAATCTTGGGCTGGGCGATGCCATGAACCTGGGCTGGAAACTGGCGGCTACCATCCAGAACAGAGCACCACAAGGCTTGCTGGATAGTTACAATACCGAACGACACCCTATTGGGACGCAGGTTCTGGACTGGTCGCGCGCGCAGGTTGCGATCATGAAACCGACCCCAGGTGCCCGTGCGCTCAATGCTATTTTCCGCGATCTGATGAAAACGTCCGATGTGGCCACCTATATGGCGGGACGCGTGTGGGGAGTTCATACCCAGTATGATCTTGGCGGCAATCACCCCCTGATCGGCCACAGTATCCCCAACTTTACCTTCGAAAATGGTACGACGATTGGCGACATGATGCACAGTGGTCGGGGTATACTGCTCGATTTCGAGGGCAATGTATCTCTCAAAACGTTGGCAAGTACATATAGCCACTCATTGACCTACATTTCGGAACAGACGACTAACCAACTGGGCGTACAGGCCGTACTGATTCGACCCGACGGGATTGTTGCCTGGGCTTCTGACAATACTCCGGATTACAGCGAACTCTCCGAAGCTATCAACGCCTGGTTTGTTTGACATTCGGGTCTAGACTAGCCTCCACATTACCCCTAATCAATCAAAAAATAGGGCTTTAACCATAAATCGGTACGGTTGCTAACAAATCCATCGGCAAGATGTGATTAGGGAAACGATTACCGTTGCTTTTGACAATAGATCAGTCAGTACATCCCTAAACTCTTGTCAATAGATGAACACAACACGCCGTAATTTTTTACGAAACTCAGCCGCTGCCACGGGAGCCGGGCTGATTAGTCTCCCCTCCGTTGAAGCCATTGCCAGTCAGCGTCGCCAGGTTGCCGCAAACGAAAAACTCCAGATTGGTGTAATCGGTTGCAACGGCATGGGCTGGTCAGATCTTCGTTCCCACTTACTCCAGAGCGATGTCGAATGTATAGCCCTGGCCGATGTGGACCAGAGTGTGCTCGACAAGCGGGCGGCCGATGTCGAAACCATGCAGCATAAACGTCCGCAGTTGTTCAAAGACTATCGGAAAATGCTGGAGAACAAAGACCTCGATGCCGTGATTATCGGTACGCCCGATCACTGGCATTGTATGGCCATGATCGACTCTTTATCGGCAGGCAAACATGTGTACTGCGAAAAGCCACTGGCCAACAGCATTGAAGAGTGTAATCTGATGCTCGCAGCCGCCAAAAAATCCAGTAAGCTTGTGCAGATCGGGCAATGGCAGCGGAGCGGCTCACACTATGCCAAAGCCATTGAATACATTCGCTCGGGCAAACTGGGCAACATCCGACTGGTAAAAGTATGGGCGTATCAGGGCTGGATGAACCCGGTTCCGGTTCGGCCCGATAGTGCTGCTCCGGCGGGTGTCGATTACGATATGTGGCTCGGACCAGCCCCCAAACGGCCGTTCAATCCGAACCGATTTCACTTCAACTTCCGCTGGTTCTGGGATTATGCCGGTGGCCTGATGACCGACTGGGGCGTTCACGAAATCGATATTGCCCTCTTCGCCATGAATGCCAAAGCGCCTAAATCCGTCATGGCCTCGGGTGGAAAACTCGCCTATCCCGACGATGCATCTGAAACGCCCGACACCTTGCAGACGGTGTATGAGTATGATGGCTTCAACATGCTCTGGGAACATGCTACGGGCATCGACGGTGGAAACTACGGCCGAACGGAAGGCATTGCGTTCATCGGCAACAATGCCACGCTGGTACTCAACCGTGATGGCTGGGAGTTATTGCCCGAAACCGAAACGAAGAACGGCATCAAAGTGTACAAGGTTGAAGACATTCCCAAACAGGCACGTAATGGCGATTACCTCAATGAGCACACCAAAAACTTTGTACAGGCTATAAAAGCCAATGATCCGGCCATGCTGAAATGCGGCATCGAAACAGGTAGCATTGCAGCTATCAACGCGCACATGGGCAACATTGCCTACAAAACCGGTCGTAAAGTGTACTGGGACGCTGCCACAAAAGGGTTTAAAAACGATCCTCAGGCCAACGCCCTGATTGCTGCCCATTACCACAACGGCTGGAAATTACCAGTTGTGTAATGCCTCTGGACGGACGTGTTATCTAATAATATCGGCCAATTTTTTCGACAATCTTTCTCTTCATTTCGGCGGGGTCGATGCTGCCCTGATGCCGATAGACTACTTTTCCGCCAGGCTCAATCAGCAGTGTGTAGGGCAAAGCGCCCTGCCACTGCGGATCGAGGGTTTCGATGAGCTTGTATTTGTCAGTGGAGTTGAATAAATAGTTTTTACTGGATGCCTGTAGACGTTTTAGTGTCGCCAGCGCTTTGTCCTTTTTATCGGGTACATCGGCACTCAGGGTGATAAACTCAAACTCCCGGTTACGGTACATCCGGTTCATGTTCACAAACTCAGGCAGTTCGGTGATGCAGGGGCCACACCAGGTTGCCCATACATTAATGAGCCGCACTTTGTCTGTTTTGTTGGCTAGCAGTGCTTTTAGGCTATCTTCACCAATCAGGCTCAGGTCGACGGGTTCTTTGGCCCATATCGATGGGGCTTTTTTAGCCCAGTCGCTCTTTTCCATCCATTTTATGGAACAGCCAAAGGTCTTGGTTTTGGCAACGGCTACTGGTTTGCCTGCCAATACAGCATCCAGAGCCGCCCGAATATCCTCAGCATTGGCCGAACCCGGCTTTTCGGAGCCATCTAAGCGACCAGTATACCGGAGTTTTCGCTGCGCATCAAACACAAAGGCATGGGGTGTGGCAACGGGCCCGTACTGCCGCGATATTTTTTCGGTCTCTCCATCGAACAAATACGGGAAATTATATTTTTTGTCCTTACTCCGAAGTTTCATCTCGGCAAAACTATCGCCCATGTCGGTATACCCCATTTCGTCCAATGAAACAGCCGCTGGATAATTCGGAGAAATAGCCACCACCGCTACGCCTTTCCCTTTGTAATCTGCGGTAAGGGCTTTCAGTCGATCTTCGTAAGCTTGTGCGGTTGGGCAATGATTACAGGTAAATACAATGACCAGCACCTTCGCAGTGGCAAAACTTTTTAGTGTGTATAGTTTACCATCGACACCGGGCAAATTAAAATCAGGAGCCGAAGCGCCAATTTCCAGTGTGGGCGGTCCATCACCATCTGCAAAACTGTGGTCTGTCACAGCCACCAGCAGCCAGACCAGGAGAGCTATCTTTAGAGGAACAAATCGAATTAGGGATTGCATAGGGTTTTACGAGAAGAGGTTGGTATTTATTCATCTGTAACTTGCCAAAGACCTGTTTTTTACGTAATTACTTACGAACCAACTTTTTATAGTTTTTTTTTAATCAGTTAATTTTCCGCTTCTACGTACCTTTCAGGAAGCCCTGCTTTGATATTGAGTTTTTATGCCTGCGATCTATAAAAAACGACTTGGCCTGTTCCGCAATCCGGCGGTTCAGCGGGAGTTGGTAACACTCGATCCCGTCCGCGATCACCAGCGAATCGTTCACCTGCTAACCGCTTACGAATTTCCATTCGATATAGCCCGTGCGCTCGAACTGGCTTTGTTTCATACCTACACCAGCCCCAGGGTATCGGGCTTACTGGCTCGGACAGGCGAGTTTGAGCATCATGGACAAAAACGGTACGACGATACCAGTCGGCCGATTTCGGAGTTCTTAGAATCGGGGTACGACAGCGAAAAGGGGTTACGGGCCATTGCCCACATGAATAAAATTCACGGCCATTACCGCATCGATAACGCAGATTTTCTGTTTGTGCTGGCCACATTCGTTTTCTACCCTATCGACTGGCTCAGAAACTATGGCTGGCGGAAGCTTACTTCTGCGGAAGAACAAGCCCTGTTTTATTTTTTCCGCGAAGTGGGGCGACGCATGCAATTAACTGACTTACCTGATAATCTGGCCGACTTCCAGACGTTTGTAGCCGAGTACGAAGCCCGCTATTTCCGGTACACAGAGAGCAACCGAAAAATTACCAATGCCACTGTCCGAATTGTTCAGGGCTGGTTTCCGGGCTTTTTGCATGGGCTGGTACAACCCACTTTTGCCGCGCTTATCTCCGATAAACTACGAACAGCATTTGGCTACGAGCGCCCAGCAGGCTGGTTCACAGCCTTAGTGAACAGCGCTTTATGCCTGCGAAAATGGCCCCTGCGCTGGATAACCTTTAAGCCCTATCCTGCCCTGATTCCCAATACGTCGTTCCGATATTACCCCGCCGGACCCCCAACAATTGAAGCCGTAGGCCCAACGAATCTGATCGACAAACCGCACTCTCCATCCGCTTAACCCTTTGTGCCGATAATGGCAATTAGTCGATGAACCGTCAAACATTTTTATCTGTACTGGGATTAGCCTCTTTACGATCGTCCCTGACTCAACCCGACGACCAGAAACCTATGCTACCCGAAACGTTTGTATTTGCCGACGACGGCAAAATTCCTAACAGCAAATTCCCCCTGCTGGTGTACCGAAATATCTTTACGGAGCGCGGCAATGCAGGCGCAGAGTGGCTCGAAAAGCGATTCGCCGGTAACAACTGGACCAATTCGTGGCGAAACGGGGTGTATTCGTTTCATCACTTCCATAGTACCTCGCATGAAGTTTTGGGCGTTTATTCGGGTAGTGCGCTCCTGCATCTGGGTGGTGAACAAGGCCAGAAAGTAAAGGTCCAGGCGGGCGATATACTGGTAATACCGGCAGGTGTTGGCCATAAAAATCTGGAGAGTACCCAACTCGGCATCGTTGGCGCGTACCCGGAGGGACGAAGCTGGGATCTTAATAAAGGACTTCCCGGAGAGCGACCCCAGGTCGATAAAGCCATTGCAACCGTTCCATTGCCCCAAACCGACCCACTGCTGGGGAAAGAGGCTGGTCTAACGAAAATCTGGACTGTATAATTTTTTTCAAACCGCAAGGGCGCAATAGCCGCAAAGAGCCTACTTAGATTCTTTGCGGCTATTGCGCCCTTGCGGTTTGAAAGAATGAAAATAATAGTTAAAACTATTTTCAAACGAACTCTCCGATCTGTTATCTGACTTTCTTTTTAGCTTTACCAGACGTATGTGCCAACGGCCCCAGCCGACAAACTTGATTTAAACTGGCTATTACCTGAGTCAACCGTAAACTGCTGAGTAGCGGAACTGTCGTTCAACACAATTAATACAGTATGCCCATCAGGGGTTTTGAAGGCTACATTGGGTAGTGACTTCACTTCATCAGAAGCGATTCGAACAGAACCCGGCCGGACAAATTTCGCAGCCACAGCCACATTATAATAGGCCGGATTTCGCGTTACCTTATTACCGTCGATGGTTAGGGCGCCCAGGCATTCCGTACAACCACCCGGTGTATGCGGATTCTGTTTGGGATCGGCCGCGAGGTTCCATTGTAACACCGTCCGGCACCAGTTCCGGGTGCCTCCAATAACCAATTCACGCACATGCCAGACCAGATCACCTTTCAGGTTACCGGGCGCCCCAATCCATTGTTCGGTAAAATAGAGATTCTTGTCAGGATAGGCTTTGTGAACCTCCGACAGCGCACTGATAGGCCCAGCATACAGGTGAAAGGCCGACCCATCCACGTATTTTCGGGCGTCCGCATCATTCAATATCGTTATTGGATAATCGGGCCGGTCGGCGTTGTGGTCGTACAGAATGATTTTTGTTTTGATTTTAGCTGCTTTAAAGGCAGGTCCGAGGCTTTTTTTGATGAAGATGGCCTGCTCGGCAGGTAGCATCAGCATACTGGGGTTGTTTCCCGGATGCAGGGGCTCATTCTGAATGGTTATGGCATCAATCCGAATACCCTCCTTTGCCATACCCTGAATGTATTTAACAAAATAGCGGGCATAAGCATCATAGTAGTCCGTTTTCAGGCTCCCCCCTTTCGAATTACCGTTGGTTTTCATCCAGGCAGGGGGCGACCAAGGGGAGCCAAGAATTTTTATACTGGGGTTGATCGCCAGAATTTGTTTGAGTATGGGGATTAAATAGTCACGGTCAGGTGCCAGACTGAACTTAGCCAGCGTAGGATCGGTTTGACCCTCCGGTAAATCATCGTACGAAAACACATGATCGTCGAGGTCCGATGCACCAATACTCACCCGCAAATAACTCGTACCGATACTTTTTCCGGTAGTTCCAAACAACTCGTTCAATAGATTTGCCCGAATTCTGGCGTCCATCCGATGAATGAGCATAGCACTCCCTCCAGTAAGCGTGTAGCCGAAGCCGTCAATCGTCTGGTACGTCTGAGCCGGGTTTACATGAATCGTAGCCGCCGTTTTTTTACTACCGCCAAGGCTTACGGAGGACTGTTTTACAAAAAGAATCGACTTTGCAGGATCGGTTAACCAGAATTCAACCCCTCCAGCTTTCGTGGATTTCTGCGATGCGGTTTGTCCATAGCTGCTCATTGACAGCAGCAACATAAAAAAAATAACCCTGGTATTTATGTGCGAATGCATGAAACTACATGCAGCCGGGTTTCGGTGATTCGTCCGGCTGCTAATAGTAAATAAACCTGTTTTGGCCATAACTTACTCATGCCGCTTCCGTATGAGCGATAAAACGGTCCGTGCTACGCCGTTCAAGTTGCTTTTACTCACTATTGGGCGATAAGGCGGCTCGTCCGTCGGCGCTTCCGACGATTAAGCACAACGTTTCGAAGCTCGTACCCAATGCCCTGTACTTTAGCAATTTCGCTGTAATCCTGAAGCATGTTGAAAATGTCGTGATCAATAAATGGGGCATTGGTGCCATCGATGACCACCTCATCACCCGATTGCAATGTTCCCAGCACTTCCTTCAACTGCGGCTTGCTGAGGAAATACAAGTCTTTCTCAAACTCAATCGTCACTTTCCGTCCATCGCGATCGACCCGGAAACTGGTATGCACATTCGTATAAAGCACAAACAGAATCCCCACCACCGAACCCAACGCAATCCCAATAAGTAGGTCAGTAAAAATAATTCCTACGACTGTCACAATGAACGGGACAAACTGGCTCCATCCATCCCGGTACACTTTCTGAAAAATAGCTGGTTTCGCCAATTTGTAGCCGACCATGATCAACACAGCCGCCAGGCATGAGAGAGGAATCAGGTTAAGCAAGGCTCCGCCTAGAAATACAGCAATCAACAAAAACGAACCATGCAAAATCGCTGATATTCGGGTTTTGGCTCCGCCATACACATTGGCCGAAGTTCGCACCACCACCGACGTAACGGGCAGGCCCCCAATCATTCCCGACAGCATATTCCCAACCCCTTGTGCAATCAACTCCTGATCGGGCGAGGAAATACGTTTGGCGGGGTCGAGCCGGTCAGAGGCTTCGAGGTTCAACAACGTTTCCAGACTTGCCACCAGCGCAATCGTTGCCGCAATACCATACACTTGTGGATTGGTCAAAATAGAAAAATCAGGAAAATCAAAAATAGAGAACAGGCTTTGCCCCGGTTTAATCGTAGGAATTTGTACCATGTGCTGATGAGCTGTATCGCCCAGGTACCACGCCGGAACCGCAACCCGATAAAATTCATTAAGGGCTACTCCGCCACAAACGACAATCAACGGCGAAGGGAAGTTCTTCAGGAATGCCCGGTTACTTTTCCCTACGATCTTGTCCCAGCCAATCAGAAAGACTAACGAAATCAAACTGATGACTACTGCACCAGGACTTGCCGTTTCGATAGCCCGGTAAATTTCCGAAAGTGTGTTTTCACCATCAGCCAACTGCTGAAACTCGAACTCCCCTTCATAGTCGTTATCTCTGCCCAGTGCATGGGGAATTTGCTTCAGAATAATAACAATGCCGATAGCCACCAGCATCCCCTTGATCACACTGTCGGGAAAGAAACTACTGAATCGACCCGCTTTAATCAGGCCAAGAACAAATTGTATGGCTCCAGCCAGTACAACAGCCACCAAAAAAGCCTCGTAAGAGCCTATTTTTGCAATGGCATCGGCCACAATCACCGCCAGGCCAGCCGCCGGACCACTTACACTGACTTCTGATCCAGACAGAAACCCAATGACGATTCCGCCAACCATACCCGCCACCAACCCCGAAAACAGCGGGGCACCCGATGCCAATGCAATCCCTAAACATAAGGGCAAGGCGACCAGAAAAACAGATAAGCCTGAAGGCAAATCGTAACGTAAATAAGCTGACTTATACTGAGTTAATGTTCGAAGCGGGCTTATGCGTTGCATAAAAGGTTGGAATAATCAGTGTATCAATATACCTGACTAAATGAGCAGGCTTGTAAAATTAAAAATAAATTAAAGAAAGATTAAAAAACGATTAAAACATTCCTTGATCCAGCTTACTCCTCCCGAACAAGCCTTTATTCAGGCCCATCTTACCGCCGATGTACGGTCGTTACTCTTGCGGGCCCACCCTACCGACTTAGACATCAAAAAACTGGCCGCACAACTAAGTGCCCGCCAGAAAGCCCGCGATAAACTGCCTACGTGGTATGCCCATGACGCGTTGATTTTCCCACCACCTTTATCGGTCGAACAGGCTTCGTCGGAACGAACAGCGTACTACAAAGCGTCTCTGGTGCAGGGCAAACGACTGGTCGACCTAACGGGAGGCATGGGCGTTGATACCTGGGCCTTTGCCAAACGTGTGGATCAGGTTACGTACGTCGAACAACAACCTGAACTGACTGAACTGGCGGCATATAACCTACCTTTGCTGGGCACAACGAACGTACAGGTTGAACAGGGTAACGGCCTGACGCTACTGGAAAAAACTGGATTCCTGAATGGTTCTGTCGACTGGCTTTATATTGATCCCCATCGGCGAAATGAGCAGGGTGGTAAAGTCGTTCGGCTGGAAGACTGCGAGCCCGATCTGTCGAATCCCCCGACCCTATTGAAGCTGTTACAACACGCCAACAAAATTTTAGTGAAAGTATCACCGTTACTTGACATCAATCTGGCCGTCCGACAGATGGCGGGTCTGGTCAATGACGTACACATTGTGGCGGTCCAGGGCGAGGTGAAGGAAATCCTGTTTGTTCTTAGCCAGTCATCCGCTACCTCAAATCCTAGTTCAATTAATGCGATTAACTTAACCAGCCATAAATCCATCGTATTTACATTTAATGAGCAGGAGGAACGAGATACCAACGTATCGCTAGGCGATCCCCAATCGTACCTGTATGAACCCAATGCCGCCATATTGAAAGCGGGGGCTTTCCGACTGGCTGGACACCGCTACGGTCTGCTGAAACTGGCTCCACACAGCCATTTGTATACCAGCCACTCATTGATTCAGGATTTTCCGGGCCGAATTTTCAAACTTCAATCAATTATAAAACCAGATGCTAAAGCCCTAAAACAAGATGTACCCGACGGGAAAGCGAACCTCACCGTTCGAAACTTCCCTCAAACCGTAGCAGAGTTGCGGAAAAAATTATCTTTACGCGAAGGCGGCTCAGTCTATATTCTGGCAACAACGCTGCAAAACGGCGATAAACGCCTATTGATTACCCACAAAGTCGATCAATCTGATTCATAACACATTAACCACCAAAACCAATGAACACCATTTTGCGATCCACCGTACTGGCTTTCCTGCTCATTTATTCAGGATCAACCTATGCGCAAACCGTTTACGCGGGCGAAACCACCGTCGATAAAGCCACGATAGCGGGTCTTTACTTAACCCTCCAGGGCGACGGTAAGCAAATAGAAAAAGACTGGGAAACTGAACTCCAGAAATACGGCCGGGTAAGTTCGTCACGGGGCACGTATCGGGTTCCCAACGCCAGCATTTCGGCCATTTCGTCGGAACCCATCAACCTGATCAGTACAGTCAAATCGTCCCGCACATCGGCTACGATCTTTGCCTCTTTCGACCGGGGCAACGGTAATTTTGTCAAAGCTGGAGATTCCGGTTATTCGGCCGCCGAAAGTTTATTGAAGGCATTTGCCGATAACAGCTTGTATGGGCAGGAAGTACGAACCGCCGAAGGCAGCTTCGACGAAGCTCAAAAGAATCACCAGCGGATGGTTCGTAAAGGCGAACAGCTACAGCGTTCCATTGAACAGAATGGAAAAGAAAAAGAGCGTCTCCAAAAACGCCTTGAAGAAAACGCGAAAGAGCTGGAGCAACTACAGAAAGACATTGAAACCAACAAAGTAGATCAGCAAACCGCCCTGACCGAACTCGAAAATCGGAAGAAAAATGTTGAAGCTGTAAAAGCCAAGAAAAGCAACTAATGGATGTATGATATATGGTGTATGAGGTAGTAAGCCCATACACCATATATCATATATAAATTAAAGTAGATTCAGACGGCTCATCAGTTCGGGTTTGTTGGCCCGGCTGATGGGGATAACTTTAGAGGCCACCACCAGATTGGTTTCCTCAATATCAACAATTTTATCGAGGTTGATGATGTAAGACCTATGTACACGCAGGAACTGAGTACCCAGCTTTTCCTCCAGCGATTTCATGGTTGTGTACACAACAAACGCCTGTTGCCCGGTCAGGATTTTGACGTAATCACCTGTATTTTCAATGTACAGAATTGAATCGTAAGGAACCCGCACATAACGACCATCATTCTTTACAAAGATCGCCTTATTGTTGACCGTTCTCACCTGTTCATTCTTCCGCATCACCGTCATCACTTTTTCGACGGCTACCTTAAATCGAGTTTGTGTAATGGGCTTTTTCAGATAATCGGTTACCTGATATTGAAACGCATCGAAAGCATATTCCGTTTTAATCGTTGTTAAAATCACCTGTGGCAAAACCGGAAGGCGATCCAGTAAGTCAAAACCCGAAAGGCCAGGCATTTCAACATCGAGCCAGATCAGATCAATTGGTTGTTCGGCCAACAAGGTAAGGGCCTGCGTTGCATTCTCGCAAACCGCGACTACTTCTAATGACTCATGCTGTTCGCAAAGATGCTGAAGCGACCGACGAGCCATTAGTTCATCATCAACAATTATACATTTCAGGATCATAGGTTAGGAGTGGTCAAGTAACGTTGCCATTCGGTCTGCAGAAGCGGTTGCTGGCTTTGCAAGGTGGTATAAAAATCCTGCCAGACGGCATGAATACGACCTACCTGTTCTTGCTCAATGATCAGATTCTCAAGCAGAATCAAGGTAGCTTCCATTGGGGTCAACCCAACCATAGACAAAGTGGGTCGTAATTTATGGATCAGTGGATGGACCTCTTCCCAACACTGAGCTTGAATCTGTTGATCAATAACCGCAAACTCAGGCAATACCGAATCGACAAACGTCTCAAACATACAGGCCGCATATTCCCTGTCGCCACCATACAATTCGGCAAGTAATTGCATATCCAGCAATTGATAGCGCTTTGAGGGATCAACCGAGCCCATTTCTGCTACCCGCAGATCTCTGGTTACATTGGTCATTTTTATTGTATCAGGTTGGCGAACAGGTAGTTTATAAAACTGGATTTAAGTATGCAAGTTAAGTATTTTTCTAAATCATAAGTTTTATTTATTACCCGAAAAGTAAAATAAAAGTCAGGCACAGTGCATACACTTATAGTCAATCTACTAGGGTCTTTATTTTCAAAATACAGCTACAGCACTCCCCCAATGGTCTATTCCAACCAGCCGAACGGCTTACTATTAAAAATAAACCAATAGTTACTTAAAAACCCGAAATTCTTACCATTTATCGAATAGATGTAACTACACGATTCTTTATCCAACAATTTTGAAGCACCAAACTACTGAAACCAACTTCTACCCAAATCAACCATGGCCAGTTTTCTAACCGATGAAGCGCTCATTAAACAGTACTTACCTGAGCAGCCTAATCAATGCTTCGAAACTTTATATAATCGATATGTCAATAAAGTGTATAGACACTGTCTGTCGATGACTAAAGACGAAGAAAGTGCTCA
This window of the Spirosoma aerolatum genome carries:
- a CDS encoding Gfo/Idh/MocA family protein, with translation MNTTRRNFLRNSAAATGAGLISLPSVEAIASQRRQVAANEKLQIGVIGCNGMGWSDLRSHLLQSDVECIALADVDQSVLDKRAADVETMQHKRPQLFKDYRKMLENKDLDAVIIGTPDHWHCMAMIDSLSAGKHVYCEKPLANSIEECNLMLAAAKKSSKLVQIGQWQRSGSHYAKAIEYIRSGKLGNIRLVKVWAYQGWMNPVPVRPDSAAPAGVDYDMWLGPAPKRPFNPNRFHFNFRWFWDYAGGLMTDWGVHEIDIALFAMNAKAPKSVMASGGKLAYPDDASETPDTLQTVYEYDGFNMLWEHATGIDGGNYGRTEGIAFIGNNATLVLNRDGWELLPETETKNGIKVYKVEDIPKQARNGDYLNEHTKNFVQAIKANDPAMLKCGIETGSIAAINAHMGNIAYKTGRKVYWDAATKGFKNDPQANALIAAHYHNGWKLPVV
- a CDS encoding redoxin domain-containing protein encodes the protein MQSLIRFVPLKIALLVWLLVAVTDHSFADGDGPPTLEIGASAPDFNLPGVDGKLYTLKSFATAKVLVIVFTCNHCPTAQAYEDRLKALTADYKGKGVAVVAISPNYPAAVSLDEMGYTDMGDSFAEMKLRSKDKKYNFPYLFDGETEKISRQYGPVATPHAFVFDAQRKLRYTGRLDGSEKPGSANAEDIRAALDAVLAGKPVAVAKTKTFGCSIKWMEKSDWAKKAPSIWAKEPVDLSLIGEDSLKALLANKTDKVRLINVWATWCGPCITELPEFVNMNRMYRNREFEFITLSADVPDKKDKALATLKRLQASSKNYLFNSTDKYKLIETLDPQWQGALPYTLLIEPGGKVVYRHQGSIDPAEMKRKIVEKIGRYY
- a CDS encoding oxygenase MpaB family protein, producing MPAIYKKRLGLFRNPAVQRELVTLDPVRDHQRIVHLLTAYEFPFDIARALELALFHTYTSPRVSGLLARTGEFEHHGQKRYDDTSRPISEFLESGYDSEKGLRAIAHMNKIHGHYRIDNADFLFVLATFVFYPIDWLRNYGWRKLTSAEEQALFYFFREVGRRMQLTDLPDNLADFQTFVAEYEARYFRYTESNRKITNATVRIVQGWFPGFLHGLVQPTFAALISDKLRTAFGYERPAGWFTALVNSALCLRKWPLRWITFKPYPALIPNTSFRYYPAGPPTIEAVGPTNLIDKPHSPSA
- a CDS encoding cupin domain-containing protein yields the protein MNRQTFLSVLGLASLRSSLTQPDDQKPMLPETFVFADDGKIPNSKFPLLVYRNIFTERGNAGAEWLEKRFAGNNWTNSWRNGVYSFHHFHSTSHEVLGVYSGSALLHLGGEQGQKVKVQAGDILVIPAGVGHKNLESTQLGIVGAYPEGRSWDLNKGLPGERPQVDKAIATVPLPQTDPLLGKEAGLTKIWTV
- a CDS encoding glycoside hydrolase family 30 protein, whose product is MLLLSMSSYGQTASQKSTKAGGVEFWLTDPAKSILFVKQSSVSLGGSKKTAATIHVNPAQTYQTIDGFGYTLTGGSAMLIHRMDARIRANLLNELFGTTGKSIGTSYLRVSIGASDLDDHVFSYDDLPEGQTDPTLAKFSLAPDRDYLIPILKQILAINPSIKILGSPWSPPAWMKTNGNSKGGSLKTDYYDAYARYFVKYIQGMAKEGIRIDAITIQNEPLHPGNNPSMLMLPAEQAIFIKKSLGPAFKAAKIKTKIILYDHNADRPDYPITILNDADARKYVDGSAFHLYAGPISALSEVHKAYPDKNLYFTEQWIGAPGNLKGDLVWHVRELVIGGTRNWCRTVLQWNLAADPKQNPHTPGGCTECLGALTIDGNKVTRNPAYYNVAVAAKFVRPGSVRIASDEVKSLPNVAFKTPDGHTVLIVLNDSSATQQFTVDSGNSQFKSSLSAGAVGTYVW
- a CDS encoding SulP family inorganic anion transporter — translated: MQRISPLRTLTQYKSAYLRYDLPSGLSVFLVALPLCLGIALASGAPLFSGLVAGMVGGIVIGFLSGSEVSVSGPAAGLAVIVADAIAKIGSYEAFLVAVVLAGAIQFVLGLIKAGRFSSFFPDSVIKGMLVAIGIVIILKQIPHALGRDNDYEGEFEFQQLADGENTLSEIYRAIETASPGAVVISLISLVFLIGWDKIVGKSNRAFLKNFPSPLIVVCGGVALNEFYRVAVPAWYLGDTAHQHMVQIPTIKPGQSLFSIFDFPDFSILTNPQVYGIAATIALVASLETLLNLEASDRLDPAKRISSPDQELIAQGVGNMLSGMIGGLPVTSVVVRTSANVYGGAKTRISAILHGSFLLIAVFLGGALLNLIPLSCLAAVLIMVGYKLAKPAIFQKVYRDGWSQFVPFIVTVVGIIFTDLLIGIALGSVVGILFVLYTNVHTSFRVDRDGRKVTIEFEKDLYFLSKPQLKEVLGTLQSGDEVVIDGTNAPFIDHDIFNMLQDYSEIAKVQGIGYELRNVVLNRRKRRRTSRLIAQ
- a CDS encoding THUMP-like domain-containing protein, with protein sequence MIQLTPPEQAFIQAHLTADVRSLLLRAHPTDLDIKKLAAQLSARQKARDKLPTWYAHDALIFPPPLSVEQASSERTAYYKASLVQGKRLVDLTGGMGVDTWAFAKRVDQVTYVEQQPELTELAAYNLPLLGTTNVQVEQGNGLTLLEKTGFLNGSVDWLYIDPHRRNEQGGKVVRLEDCEPDLSNPPTLLKLLQHANKILVKVSPLLDINLAVRQMAGLVNDVHIVAVQGEVKEILFVLSQSSATSNPSSINAINLTSHKSIVFTFNEQEERDTNVSLGDPQSYLYEPNAAILKAGAFRLAGHRYGLLKLAPHSHLYTSHSLIQDFPGRIFKLQSIIKPDAKALKQDVPDGKANLTVRNFPQTVAELRKKLSLREGGSVYILATTLQNGDKRLLITHKVDQSDS
- a CDS encoding LytR/AlgR family response regulator transcription factor; this translates as MILKCIIVDDELMARRSLQHLCEQHESLEVVAVCENATQALTLLAEQPIDLIWLDVEMPGLSGFDLLDRLPVLPQVILTTIKTEYAFDAFQYQVTDYLKKPITQTRFKVAVEKVMTVMRKNEQVRTVNNKAIFVKNDGRYVRVPYDSILYIENTGDYVKILTGQQAFVVYTTMKSLEEKLGTQFLRVHRSYIINLDKIVDIEETNLVVASKVIPISRANKPELMSRLNLL
- a CDS encoding Hpt domain-containing protein, whose product is MTNVTRDLRVAEMGSVDPSKRYQLLDMQLLAELYGGDREYAACMFETFVDSVLPEFAVIDQQIQAQCWEEVHPLIHKLRPTLSMVGLTPMEATLILLENLIIEQEQVGRIHAVWQDFYTTLQSQQPLLQTEWQRYLTTPNL